The Terriglobales bacterium genome includes the window CCTTTTCATCGCGCGCCTTCACGATCTCGGGAGGAACGAAGCGGAGCCAGGTAAGAATTCGGGTGGCGTGGTGAGCCCGAGAGAGTGACCGATAGAGCTCTGAGTGCATCGTAAGAGGGATGGAGCACGGTACTCACAATGTGACAGCTTTCGTAAGGTATCAGACAGAGCGTGCGACCAGGAACGCGGCAATAGCAAAGCATCTGCGTCAATCTCTAAGGTTGCATATGCTTATGATGATGCTGCAGCGAGAGGAACAGGGGTACCTGAAGCGTGAAGTGGCCGAGACACGAAAAAATCTGCAGTGGCAATTCAGGCAAAATCTCCCGGGGCGTGCTGCTGGTAAAAACAGAGCACGCCACCCGGAATCAGATTACCCTACGATTTAAACCCGCACTGCGGGCTAACAGTTCAAAGCCGTCCTGTGAAGTCTCTCTTGGTTAATCCTGCCTGGCCAAGGAAGAACCAGAATGTTTTCGGGTCGCCCGAGAGTTTCGCCATCTTTGCCATGGCATCCGCTGGAGGATCATTCCTCCCGGTTTCCCACCGCGAGATGGCCATGGCGCTGACACCGAGCTTGGCGCCTAGTTCGGTTTGACTGAGGTTCAATTTCTGGCGAAGTTCGTATACCGCTTTCGATAATCTGCTAACACCCATGTTGTCCCCTTTGATCGCATTGTCCACAGACGCCTTCGCTTACTCTGTGACATATATCACAGACTGCAATCTGTTACTGGAAAAGACTCTTACACGCCAACAAGCCAGCCGCAAAAGGGGCACAACCTCAGGAGTCGCACGTCGGCCAGGACAATCCGTCCAGCGCGCCGAATAAAACACAAAATGGCCGAAACGAATCCAACACGATTCCTTATCATGGACGATGAGCGAATGATCGCCGATACCCTGGAGGCGATCCTGGGACACGCCGGGTATAAAGCGCGGGCCACGTATTCCGGGGAAGAAGGTGTGGCGCTAGCGAGAACGTTCCGTCCGGACGTAGTGATTGCGGATTACCACATGCCGCCGGGGTTGAATGGAATTGAAGCCTCCGTCGCCATCAAGAAGATGTTTCCTGGAGTCCGGATCATCATGCTCTCGGGGCAGATGCTGGGGGAGGAGTTCGCGCCGTTTCGACTGAAGGGATTCAACTTCCTGCTGCTATCCAAGCCAATTCATCCTGGAGATCTAGTTGATAAGGTGCGTTGTGAGGACGTGGTAATTGACGAGTCCGTCAACAAGCAACCTCGCATTCTGAACGTTGACGACGTTGAACAGCATCGGTACTCGATCAGCCGAGTGTTAGCGCGAGCAGGTTTCGAGGTGTCAGAGGCTGAGACAGGCAAGGAAGCATTGACCAAGGCGCTGGAGATACAGCCGGACCTAATCTTGCTGGACATTCACTTGCCCGACGTCAATGGGTACGACGTCTGCAAAGAACTGCGGCGGATGCCAGAGACGGCACGCATCGCTGTGGTGCACATCACCGCATCCGACAAGAGTGCCGAAGCGGCGATGCGTTCCGCGAATGTTGGAGCAGATGAGTACCTGACACACCCGATCGTACCGAAGCGACTGGTGCATAGAATCCGCGAGTTACTCCAAATGAAGTACCTGGAGAGTGATTCGCCTTCCTCGTAGCCAAGAAGTATTCGTCCAGATCAGGTAAACAATTCCAGTCCGAAGAAGATCAGATTCGCCACAATCATTCCACCCACGGCAGCGCCAAGCCAAAAGTTTTGCCAGATTGAATTGGTAGTGCGCATGATCCGGCGATCATTCGATATCCAGAGGATGAAGAAGAGTATTGGCACGATAAAAATGCCAGCCATGACCTGCGACCAATACAACGTACGGACCGTATTGATGCCGAGATAGTTGACGACCACGGCCATGAACAAGACGGCACAGATCATCATGAAGAAGCGACGCGCCTCCCAAGGGCGACGGCTGAGTCCGTAACGCCAGTCGGCCGCTTCGGCCACGCTAAAGCAAAGTGACGCCACGAGGATGGGCAATGCGACCATCCCGGAACCGATAATGCCAAGGGCAAAAAGAATAGGACCGAGATCCCCGAGGGGGGCGAGCGCGGTTGCGGCCTGGCGAGTGGTCATGGAAGTGGGATCCGCGACATTCATGGTAGAGGCCGCGATTACAGCGCAGAGAGAGACCATGGCAGCAACGAAACATCCGACCTTGGATTCAACTTCATGGAAGGTGGCGCCGTGCTCGCGCTTGGTGCTGGTCTGCCAGACGATGACGTCGGGGGTAAGCAACGATCCAAAGAGAGCCACGACGGCCATGACATATCCAGTACCGGGGCTCAACTGCGGAAGGAGAATCCCCTTCGCGATGTGAGTAATGGAGTGATTGGAAAGCGCCGCCGCGCCGACGTAAGCAAAGAGGAACAGCGCAAGCAGAGAGAGCGTGCTGTTCACACGTTCGTATCCGGCGAGCGTAAGGATGTACCAGACGGTGAAGGCGAGGAAGGCCGGGAAATAAACAGGAGGCAGGTTCAGGATGATGGAGAGGGCTTCACTCACTGCCATGATGTCGGCAATGATCATGAGCACGTTGACGGCAACCACCATAGAAGCGAGGGTGACGGCGTATCGTTGACCGAAGTGCTCGCGGACAATCTTGAAGAGTCCGAGGCGAGTCTGGTGGCCGATGCGTGCGGAGACACCAAAGACGGACATCAGGATGGGGATGCAAAGGAGAACCACCCACCCGAGTGAAAGTCCAAAGCTGGCTCCAGCGACCGTGGCCGTAAGGACCGCGGCGGGATCGAGATCAGCCGCGCCGGCGATGATACCGGGGATGATCCGGCTGATGGCTCCCTGGCGATCTCCTCCCTCGCCAGCAATGGGGACTACCTTGCCCCGGTCAGCGGGTGAACCTCGGCGGGGCCGGGGAGAACCAGAACCGCCCCGGTTGCCAAATAGCTGAAACTGCATGCAGATAAAGACCTTAGAGCAGGAAGATTGTGGCTCCTTTCGTGTGATGGGCAGTTTGTGGCCTGAGGTTGTGCAGGAGCACGGAACGGGTTATTCCAGGTTGGAGGTACTGCAAGAGTCCGCCATTTAACTCCTGTCCTATGTAGCTGTTGGCCTGCCCCAAATTCCCAGGATTCGGGCGTCCTCAAGGTGCGACTTTTCTACAATGATCGGGTTACCAGATGAGAGGCGGGCTGAAACGCAAAATATCGGTATCGAAGTGGTAGGTTTGCGCGTCCAATAGTTAGAGCAGCTCATCGCACCATGGAAACCCGCCTTATAATGGAGTCATCCGTGAGAGCACCAAAAATCACGATGAGCCTGCGAGGGTATAAGCGTATGAAGTTCCGCGCATTCACACTCGTGGCGGCCCTGTTTCTCTCCTGCCTAGGACCCCAGGCCTTCGCACAAGACGACAAGACCTCCACCGATCAGAGCGTCCAAAAGCAGCAGGACGATAAAAACGTCCAGCAGCAGGACGACAAAGACAAAGAGAAGAAAGAAAAAAAGAGCGGTGGCAAGGACGACATCGACGCCATCGGAAACCGTAACATCGGCGGAAAAGGTCTCGGCAACTGGTACTCGCTGGAGAAAGAGATTGGGATCGGCAAGCAGTACGCCCAGGAAATCGAAGCGAGCGTAAAACTGGTGCAGGACCCGGTCGTGAACGAGTACGTGAACCGGATCGGCCAGAACCTTGTGCGCAATTCGGATGCGAAGGTTCCCTTCACCATCAAAGTGATCGATTCCGACGAAGTGAACGCCATGGCACTGCCGGGCGGCTTTTTCTACGTGAACTCGGGACTGATCCTGGCAGCGGATGACGAGTCCGAACTGGCCGGCGTGATGGCCCATGAGATTGCTCACGTGGCAGCCCGCCACCATATGCGCCAGATGACGCGTTCGCAGTTGGCAAACTTCGCCAGCATCCCGCTGATCTTCGTTGGCGGCTGGACCGGATTTGCCATTCGGAATGCAGCAGGCTTCGCCCTGCCGATGACCTTCCTGACGTTCTCGCGCGGATTCGAGCGCGAAGCGGATTATCTCGGACTGCAGTACCTGTACAAGACTGGCTACGATCCGAACGGATTCGTGTCGTTCTTTGAAAAACTGCAGGCGAAAGAGAAGAAGAAACCGGGCACGCTGGCCAAGGCCTTCTCGACGCATCCGCAAACGCCAGACCGCATCGAGGAAAGCCAGAAAGAGATCGCCAGCATTTTACCGGGCAAGGACACGTACGTCGTGAGTACCTCTGAGTTCGACCAGGTAAAAGCACGACTCGCCCAATTGGAGAACCGTCGCAAGGTGGTGGACGATAAGGGTGACAAGGCTCCGACGTTGCGTCGCACGGCGCAGGGAGACGACAAAAAATCAGGCGACAAGCAGGACGATGATCGCCCGACGTTAAAGCGTCGCGACTAAATCATCAGGTTGAAAAGACCGGCGGCTTCGGCTGCCGGTTTTCTTTTGTGCGGGTGCAGATCAACAAAAGCTAAATACGCTGGCAAGTGCTGCAAATTCTGCGGATGATAGCGACATCGGCCGGATCTGGCGACTGATACTCAAAGCCGTGACTGAAGCCCCGGCGATAGCAAACGACCGCGTGCAGTTTGAGCGGCTTGTCTGACTGGAAATCAACCGGGATCTCAAGGACGACCTTGGTTTCGGGTGGTAGCGGCTCGGCAAGAACGGCGCCGAGTCCACCTTCTGAAATGTCACGAGTACGTCCGTAGATGAGCTTCCGGCTGCCGTCCTCGAGTGCGACTATGACGCGCTTGTCAAAGAGGAAGCGCGGAAGCTTGCGTCGATTCTGACGCTGCACCTCTTCGACCGCGTTCCGTGGACGGAGCGCTTCCAGGGTGGAGAGCATGCCGATCTGGCTGGCTAGTTCCCTGCGCATGCGCGTGATCTTGAACTGCTGGTAGAAGGCGAAAGCGTCGAAAAGAAGGACCATCCCCAGTAGCGCCTGAAGCGTCAGGTCGAGTTGGTTGATGGAAACCACATCCGGACGCATGGCGGGATACGCAAGCGAAAACAGGCCCGCAGTGAGGGCGAGGCTGATGATGAGAACGGTGCTCCATCGCCACCACTCCCACCGTTCAAGGCTGGCCATGCGGGCGATCGTTTCTTTTAATCCTGCTTCGAAGCTCAGATGGTTGTTCTCATTCAACGGTGATTCTCCGCTTTAACTCTGGCGCGTAGTCTATCGCGGAGAGCGTTCGTGTCAATGAATAGCAAGGTACATTCCAATATGTGAACCGAATTGGGAACTTACAGAAGCGGGCACAGATCCTGCGAGCGGCCCTCGTTGGCGCTTGCCAATTGTGGCCCTGAGAGTCGAAACTGATGATTCGTTCAAAGGTCAAACAAGTAAGCTGACATGCCTATTATTCGAATCGCATTCCTGTGGCACCAGCACCAGCCGTTCTACAAAGACCTGATCACAGGTGAGTACCGTCTTCCGTGGGTTCGTCTGCACGCATTGAAGGACTACTACGGGATGGTGAAGTTGCTTGATGAGTTTCCGGGAGTTCATCAGACCTTCAACCTTGTGCCGTCTCTGATCTGGCAGATTCAGGAGTATGTGTCGGGGAATGCGCGCGATCCGTTCCTGACGGTGGCGTCGAAAGCGGCTGCGGACCTGAACATGGAACAAAGGCGCTTCGCACTGGCATATCTTTTCCAGGCGAATCCGAGCCGAATGATCGGGCGCTATCCGCGATACCAGGAGCTGTTTCATCGCTTTGAGGTCGCGGGACACAACCCGGAGAAAGCGCTGGATTCTTTCCAGACGCAAGATATTGCCGACCTGCAGGTGTTGTCGCAGATCGCGTGGTTCGACGAATACTTTTTGAAAGAACCGGAGGTAGCGAGGCTCATCGCGAAAGGCCGGGATTATTCGCCCGAAGACCAGCAGATGGTTCTTGAATGGCAGCGGCGAATCCTGGCGGCGGTGTTGCCGGCACACGAGCAGGCGGCAAGCAAAGGTTCGATCGAACTCTCGACTTCCCCGTTCTATCACCCGATCCTCCCGTTGATTTGCGATTCGAACCAGGGAGCAGTATCGGTTCCCGGACTGCCGTTGCCCACGAGGTTTCGCCGTCCGGACGACGCGCGTGAACAGATCAAGCGTGGACTCGATCTGCACGAGAAAGTGTTTGGGAAGCGTCCGGTGGGATTGTGGCCGTCGGAAGGAAGCGTGTCCGAAGAGGCGGTGGCTATCGCGGCGGAACTCGGCCTGAAGTGGATGGCGACGGATGAAGGCGTGCTTGGGCGGACGATCGACGTGGCTTTTGACCGGTCGAACGAGGGGAGGCTGCGTCCTGAGCAGGCGGTTCAACTCTACACGCCGTATCAGTACCGCAAGGGCAGCACGAAGATGAAGATGATCTTCCGTGACCATACGCTGAGCGACCTGATCGGGTTCGTGTACTCGGGCATGCCGGCGGTGGAAGCGGCGAATCACTTCATCCGCAGCATCAAGGATTGCGCCAAACCTGTTCTGGATAAGGGACATGATGCATTCATCCCGATCATCCTCGACGGCGAGAATGCATGGGAGTTCTACCACGAGTCAGGGCGGGAGTTCCTGCGGCGGGTGTACGACGCGATCCAGCATGATCCATCGATGCAAGCGTTGACGATGAGCGAAGCGCTGAAGGAGCACAAATCGCCTCCGGTGCTGGAGAATCTGGTTCCGGGATCGTGGATCAATGCGAACTTCAATGTCTGGATCGGCGCTCCGGAAGATAACAAGGCCTGGGACTACCTGAATGAGGCGCGAGCGTTCTATGACCGCGCCGCCGCGAATGCGGATCCGGAGAAGGCGAAGCTGGCGTTTGAGGAGTTGCTAATCGCCGAGGGGTCTGATTGGAACTGGTGGTACGGGCCGGAACATCATTCGGCGAACGACCGTGACTTCGACGAGCTTTACCGCAAGCATTTGTCGAACGTATATCAGTTGCTGGGGGCGGAGGTTCCACTTTACCTTGCGCAACCGATTGCGGCAGGAGCGGTGCGTCCGGTGTACTCGCCGCAGACAGCGTATATTCGTCCGCGGATTGGGACGGGAGTGATCCGGTATTTCGACTGGCTGGGAGCCGCGATCTACAACGCCGATCGCCATACCAGCGCCATGCACGGAAAACAATTCCTGCTGGACGCACTCTACGCGGGCGTGGATGAGAACAACCTATATGGACGGCTGGACTTCTGCGAAATGCCAACCGGGCCGGTGCAGTTGAATGTGAACATTGATATCCAGTCGAAAGGGCAGGTACACAGCGGCTGGCGTCTGATGGCGGAGCTGGACAAGTCGGTGCAACGCTGGGAGCTCCGGGATACGGATTCGGACAAGATCGTTTTGAAGTCCGAAGATCAACCGAATGGGATGCAGGTCACGATGACGCGGACATTCGAATTCAAGATGCCGCTGACGGCCTTACGCGCGGAGCAAGGAAGCAGCATCCATTTGCGGTTCAGCTTGTGGCGGGAAGGGCTACCGATCGATGCCCTGCCTGTGGAGGGCGCGGTGCAACTGCATGTCGTCAGTGAAGAAGAGCTGCAGAGCGAACTCTACAACTACAGCGTGAGCAGCTAAAGATAAAGGCGGGCGCCGAACGCCCGCCTTACTTTTCAGGCCGATTTTCCGACCTGCTTAATCACCTTCTACCTGGCTTAACTGCATCGGACGGCTCAACTCCAGGACGATCTCCGTTCCGGAGGGCAGGATGGCCGATTTGGTTTTCGTGAGCCAATGGACAACGGCTGCGCCGGCGCCAATCGTCGCGCCAATCAGCATCCCCTTGCCACCACCGGCCGCTACGCCAATGCCCGCGCCGACGCCGGCAGCCGCAGCCGTTTCGATCTTGTCAGTGCGATCGAAACCGTCGGCCTTGATCTCGCCTTCGTCATTTACGTCAACCGCCGGACGGTTCGAGGTATCCACGACGACGGCCGTCAACCGATACTGCTTGCCGTCGGGTAACGTCACAAGGCGCGGGAGCAGATCTAGCGTTCCTGTTCCCCGGATGCGGCGCGACTCTTCGGCCTTCGCAACATCACCTTCGACGGCGGAACCCACCGGAATTACGATCTTGCCATTCAGCCTGACTGGTTCCACCACACGGCCGCCGAAGCGATCTCCGCGTTTGCTGGTGAAAGAGGCGAGCGTGGTTTCGAGCTTCATCTTGATGGCAGTGCCGACCGGAAGTGCCCATTCGCCATTGGATCGTGCAGTCGGCGTTAACGCCTGTTGCGTGGTTTGCGACTTGTGAGGAACGGCAGCGGACGGCTTGTTGTCCGCAATCTGCTGTTGAGCCATGGCACCGGAAACCAGCGCCAACGTAAGCAGTGCAGCGTACTTCTTCATGCAGGCTCCTTTCGAAGCGGGGGAATCATTCGTTCGCAGCCCGTTTCAAAGCGTCTAAGACTTCTTCCACCGGCGCACGGTCGGTCTGACTGGCGCCGACATACAAGTAACGAACCTTCTGGTCGCGCCCGATGACAAACGTTGCAGGACGCGCGATGTTAATGGCATCCACTCCCAACCGGTGGTAAACGCCATAGGCCTTGGTTACAGCACGG containing:
- a CDS encoding helix-turn-helix transcriptional regulator, producing MGVSRLSKAVYELRQKLNLSQTELGAKLGVSAMAISRWETGRNDPPADAMAKMAKLSGDPKTFWFFLGQAGLTKRDFTGRL
- a CDS encoding M48 family metallopeptidase; this translates as MRAPKITMSLRGYKRMKFRAFTLVAALFLSCLGPQAFAQDDKTSTDQSVQKQQDDKNVQQQDDKDKEKKEKKSGGKDDIDAIGNRNIGGKGLGNWYSLEKEIGIGKQYAQEIEASVKLVQDPVVNEYVNRIGQNLVRNSDAKVPFTIKVIDSDEVNAMALPGGFFYVNSGLILAADDESELAGVMAHEIAHVAARHHMRQMTRSQLANFASIPLIFVGGWTGFAIRNAAGFALPMTFLTFSRGFEREADYLGLQYLYKTGYDPNGFVSFFEKLQAKEKKKPGTLAKAFSTHPQTPDRIEESQKEIASILPGKDTYVVSTSEFDQVKARLAQLENRRKVVDDKGDKAPTLRRTAQGDDKKSGDKQDDDRPTLKRRD
- a CDS encoding response regulator; the protein is MDDERMIADTLEAILGHAGYKARATYSGEEGVALARTFRPDVVIADYHMPPGLNGIEASVAIKKMFPGVRIIMLSGQMLGEEFAPFRLKGFNFLLLSKPIHPGDLVDKVRCEDVVIDESVNKQPRILNVDDVEQHRYSISRVLARAGFEVSEAETGKEALTKALEIQPDLILLDIHLPDVNGYDVCKELRRMPETARIAVVHITASDKSAEAAMRSANVGADEYLTHPIVPKRLVHRIRELLQMKYLESDSPSS
- a CDS encoding divalent metal cation transporter, with the translated sequence MQFQLFGNRGGSGSPRPRRGSPADRGKVVPIAGEGGDRQGAISRIIPGIIAGAADLDPAAVLTATVAGASFGLSLGWVVLLCIPILMSVFGVSARIGHQTRLGLFKIVREHFGQRYAVTLASMVVAVNVLMIIADIMAVSEALSIILNLPPVYFPAFLAFTVWYILTLAGYERVNSTLSLLALFLFAYVGAAALSNHSITHIAKGILLPQLSPGTGYVMAVVALFGSLLTPDVIVWQTSTKREHGATFHEVESKVGCFVAAMVSLCAVIAASTMNVADPTSMTTRQAATALAPLGDLGPILFALGIIGSGMVALPILVASLCFSVAEAADWRYGLSRRPWEARRFFMMICAVLFMAVVVNYLGINTVRTLYWSQVMAGIFIVPILFFILWISNDRRIMRTTNSIWQNFWLGAAVGGMIVANLIFFGLELFT
- a CDS encoding PilZ domain-containing protein — protein: MNENNHLSFEAGLKETIARMASLERWEWWRWSTVLIISLALTAGLFSLAYPAMRPDVVSINQLDLTLQALLGMVLLFDAFAFYQQFKITRMRRELASQIGMLSTLEALRPRNAVEEVQRQNRRKLPRFLFDKRVIVALEDGSRKLIYGRTRDISEGGLGAVLAEPLPPETKVVLEIPVDFQSDKPLKLHAVVCYRRGFSHGFEYQSPDPADVAIIRRICSTCQRI
- a CDS encoding glycoside hydrolase family 57 protein yields the protein MPIIRIAFLWHQHQPFYKDLITGEYRLPWVRLHALKDYYGMVKLLDEFPGVHQTFNLVPSLIWQIQEYVSGNARDPFLTVASKAAADLNMEQRRFALAYLFQANPSRMIGRYPRYQELFHRFEVAGHNPEKALDSFQTQDIADLQVLSQIAWFDEYFLKEPEVARLIAKGRDYSPEDQQMVLEWQRRILAAVLPAHEQAASKGSIELSTSPFYHPILPLICDSNQGAVSVPGLPLPTRFRRPDDAREQIKRGLDLHEKVFGKRPVGLWPSEGSVSEEAVAIAAELGLKWMATDEGVLGRTIDVAFDRSNEGRLRPEQAVQLYTPYQYRKGSTKMKMIFRDHTLSDLIGFVYSGMPAVEAANHFIRSIKDCAKPVLDKGHDAFIPIILDGENAWEFYHESGREFLRRVYDAIQHDPSMQALTMSEALKEHKSPPVLENLVPGSWINANFNVWIGAPEDNKAWDYLNEARAFYDRAAANADPEKAKLAFEELLIAEGSDWNWWYGPEHHSANDRDFDELYRKHLSNVYQLLGAEVPLYLAQPIAAGAVRPVYSPQTAYIRPRIGTGVIRYFDWLGAAIYNADRHTSAMHGKQFLLDALYAGVDENNLYGRLDFCEMPTGPVQLNVNIDIQSKGQVHSGWRLMAELDKSVQRWELRDTDSDKIVLKSEDQPNGMQVTMTRTFEFKMPLTALRAEQGSSIHLRFSLWREGLPIDALPVEGAVQLHVVSEEELQSELYNYSVSS